The sequence GATCCCCGGACACTCGCAGGAAGCCCCCTGCGCAAGCGGGGGGTAGTTCACTTATGTTAAAATGAGAATAAGGCTAGAATAGACCTTCCCCTCCAGAGGTAATCATTGTCTCTACACCGTCGAGACAATTGATCTAACCAATCATCATGACTCCATGCGGGATAACCATCCCATAAGCACCTGCCATATCATTCCCATAACCCCCATTAAATAGTGATAAAACATCCTTCAAAGGGAAGTGTGTGTTCTATGCAGAAGTATGAGTACAGATGTGTTGCAATTCTTGGTATGGGAGAGAAGACCACGAGGATACTCAATGAGTATGGTCAGCAGGGGTGGGAGCTGGTTGATGTTGTCTGGATCTGGCATTATTTCAAAAGGCCGCTTAAATCCTGAAGATTCAGGATATAGGATTTCATTTTATTGATCAATACTGCTTAAGGCTCAATAAGCCTTCTTTTCCTCATCCCTACCAGCAGAACGGGACCTTGAAGGACAGTATACAGAACATTCTAACCGATACTTCTTTGTGGGCAACCCGCATCCTTCATCCCCCTCTGCAACCAACATCTACCTGACAACCATGGGCGACAACAACCCCCCATCCGAGAAGCCCCTCCTCACCGACCCCCCCTTCTACCTCCCGGAGTTTGAGGAGTCTCACCAGTATATCCTCAATGAGTATGCTGTCGAGCCAAAGGATATCGGGATCTTCATCCCCTGTGCGATGCGGAAACCCTACAGCGCAAGCCCGAGCCACCAGCTGATCAAAATGGTCATCTCACAGGTCTTTTCTGATGATCAGTATCATATCGTCGTCTTTGGAACCTGCGGGATCGTGCCATCCGAACTCGAGGAGATGTACCCCTACGCCCATTACAAGTACATGCTCGGCAAATGCAAAGACCAGAA is a genomic window of Methanocalculus alkaliphilus containing:
- a CDS encoding DUF4177 domain-containing protein, with the protein product MQKYEYRCVAILGMGEKTTRILNEYGQQGWELVDVVWIWHYFKRPLKS
- a CDS encoding DUF5591 domain-containing protein — its product is MGDNNPPSEKPLLTDPPFYLPEFEESHQYILNEYAVEPKDIGIFIPCAMRKPYSASPSHQLIKMVISQVFSDDQYHIVVFGTCGIVPSELEEMYPYAHYKYMLGKCKDQKVLDDFLRIETDRVAGYLEKTRHLYRYRIAYCLGIFREAFIRGAEQAGVEIDLILPTTDVINLIVEQGDCAFQEGSLSMDEYLGEFCEELIRFRNRIYR